In Leeia aquatica, a single window of DNA contains:
- a CDS encoding CoA-acylating methylmalonate-semialdehyde dehydrogenase: MGIIAHYINGQRVDGRGQRKSDVFNPAWGEVIHQVALADVEDVNAAVAAAHAAFPAWAATSPLRRARVMFKFKDLLEQHHKALAELISAEHGKVVSDAMGEVTRGLEVVEFACGIPQLLKGEFTEQVGSGIDAWTTRQPLGVVAGITPFNFPAMVPMWMFPVAIACGNTFVLKPSERDPSAALMIADLLKQAGLPDGVFNVVQGDKLAVDTLLTHPDVQAVSFVGSTPIARYIYETGAHHGKRVQALGGAKNHMIVMPDADLDQAVDALTGAAYGSAGERCMAISVAVAVGDVADALVARMAERARTLKVNVGTDPHAEMGPLVTRQHLDKVSGYVAQGVSEGATLVVDGRGLRVPGHENGFFLGGCLFDHVTPEMTIYREEIFGPVLCVVRVPDFESAVKLINEHQYGNGTSIFTRDGDAAREFAHRIQVGMIGINVPIPVPMAFHSFGGWKASLFGDHHMHGPEGVRFYTRMKAITSRWPTGIRAGAEFVMPTMK; this comes from the coding sequence ATGGGCATCATTGCACACTACATCAATGGCCAGCGCGTTGACGGTCGCGGCCAGCGCAAGAGCGACGTTTTCAACCCGGCCTGGGGCGAGGTCATCCACCAGGTGGCCCTGGCAGACGTGGAAGACGTCAATGCCGCCGTGGCGGCTGCGCACGCCGCCTTCCCGGCCTGGGCCGCCACCAGCCCGCTACGACGCGCCCGCGTGATGTTCAAGTTCAAGGATCTGCTGGAACAGCATCACAAAGCGCTGGCTGAGCTGATCTCGGCAGAGCACGGCAAGGTGGTGTCGGACGCGATGGGCGAAGTGACTCGCGGTCTGGAGGTGGTGGAGTTTGCCTGCGGCATTCCGCAATTGCTCAAGGGCGAGTTTACCGAGCAGGTGGGCTCCGGCATTGATGCTTGGACGACCCGGCAGCCGCTGGGGGTGGTAGCCGGGATTACCCCGTTCAACTTCCCGGCCATGGTGCCAATGTGGATGTTCCCGGTGGCGATTGCCTGCGGCAATACCTTTGTGCTCAAGCCCTCCGAACGTGATCCGTCTGCCGCACTGATGATCGCCGACCTGCTCAAGCAGGCTGGCTTGCCGGATGGCGTGTTCAATGTGGTGCAGGGGGACAAGCTGGCGGTCGATACCCTGCTGACCCACCCGGATGTGCAGGCGGTCAGCTTTGTCGGCTCCACGCCGATTGCCCGCTATATCTACGAAACCGGCGCGCATCACGGCAAGCGGGTGCAGGCGCTGGGTGGTGCCAAGAACCACATGATCGTGATGCCGGATGCTGATCTGGATCAGGCGGTAGACGCGCTGACCGGGGCAGCTTACGGCTCGGCCGGGGAGCGCTGCATGGCGATTTCGGTGGCGGTGGCCGTCGGCGATGTCGCCGATGCGCTGGTGGCCCGCATGGCCGAGCGCGCACGTACCCTGAAAGTGAATGTGGGGACTGATCCGCATGCCGAAATGGGGCCGCTGGTAACCCGGCAGCATCTGGACAAGGTCAGCGGCTATGTGGCGCAAGGCGTCAGCGAAGGCGCAACCTTGGTGGTGGATGGCCGTGGGCTGCGGGTGCCGGGGCATGAAAACGGTTTCTTCCTCGGCGGCTGCCTGTTTGACCATGTCACCCCGGAAATGACCATCTACCGCGAAGAAATCTTCGGGCCGGTGCTGTGTGTGGTGCGGGTGCCGGACTTTGAATCGGCGGTGAAGCTGATCAACGAACATCAATATGGCAACGGCACCTCGATCTTTACCCGTGATGGCGATGCCGCGCGTGAGTTTGCCCACCGTATCCAGGTGGGCATGATCGGCATCAATGTGCCGATTCCGGTGCCGATGGCCTTCCACAGCTTTGGTGGCTGGAAAGCCTCGCTGTTTGGTGACCACCACATGCACGGTCCGGAAGGGGTACGCTTCTATACCCGCATGAAGGCGATCACCAGCCGCTGGCCGACCGGTATTCGTGCCGGGGCAGAGTTTGTGATGCCGACCATGAAGTAA
- a CDS encoding aspartate aminotransferase family protein — MSLQWNDAPLNLEPYWMPFTANRQFKAAPRLLVSAQDMHFTDIDGRQILDGTAGLWCVNAGHNRKPITEAIQRQAGTLDYAPPFQMGHPEAFVAAEKLVQMAPKGLTRAFFTNSGSESADTALKMALAFHRMRGDVHRVKLLGRERGYHGVNFGGIAVGGIAGNRKLFGTGLAGVDHIGHTHDPARNAFSQGEPEHGGVEMANAVEARMLALHDPSTVAAIIVEPVAGSTGVLVPPKGYLKRLREICDKHGILLIFDEVITGFGRLGRAWAADRFEVTPDIVTCAKGLSNGAVPMGAVLVKENIYQGFMEAAAAGAIEFPHGYTYSGHPLAAAAASATLDLYREDGLFERAAALEHYWQEAAHSLRGLPHVKDVRNLGLVAGIELESIPGQVGKRAFSAFLQAFEQGVLIRVTGDIIALSPPLIIEKAHIDQLFGTLQQILGRLE, encoded by the coding sequence ATGTCCCTGCAATGGAACGATGCCCCGCTGAACCTGGAACCCTACTGGATGCCGTTCACCGCCAACCGCCAGTTCAAGGCTGCGCCGCGCTTGCTGGTATCGGCACAGGACATGCACTTTACCGATATCGACGGTCGGCAGATCCTCGATGGCACTGCAGGGCTGTGGTGCGTCAACGCGGGCCATAACCGCAAGCCGATTACCGAGGCCATCCAGCGCCAGGCGGGTACACTGGACTATGCGCCCCCATTTCAGATGGGCCACCCGGAAGCATTTGTGGCTGCTGAAAAGCTGGTGCAGATGGCCCCGAAGGGCCTGACTCGTGCTTTCTTTACCAACTCCGGCTCTGAATCGGCGGATACCGCACTGAAGATGGCACTGGCGTTCCACCGTATGCGCGGCGATGTGCATCGCGTGAAATTGCTGGGCCGCGAGCGGGGCTACCATGGCGTCAATTTTGGCGGGATTGCCGTAGGCGGCATTGCCGGCAACCGCAAGCTGTTTGGCACCGGGCTGGCAGGCGTGGATCACATCGGCCATACCCATGACCCGGCCCGCAATGCCTTTTCGCAAGGTGAACCGGAGCACGGCGGGGTGGAGATGGCCAATGCGGTGGAAGCCCGCATGCTGGCGCTGCATGACCCCTCGACGGTGGCCGCCATCATTGTGGAGCCGGTCGCGGGATCTACCGGGGTGCTGGTGCCGCCCAAGGGCTATCTGAAACGCCTGCGCGAGATTTGTGACAAGCACGGCATCCTGCTGATTTTTGATGAAGTGATTACCGGCTTTGGTCGTCTGGGCCGTGCCTGGGCGGCAGACCGCTTCGAGGTGACGCCGGACATCGTGACCTGTGCCAAGGGCCTCAGCAATGGCGCGGTGCCGATGGGCGCGGTACTGGTCAAGGAAAACATCTATCAAGGCTTTATGGAAGCGGCCGCCGCTGGAGCGATTGAGTTCCCGCACGGCTACACCTACTCTGGCCACCCGCTGGCCGCCGCCGCGGCCAGCGCCACGCTTGACCTGTACCGTGAGGATGGCCTGTTCGAGCGTGCCGCTGCACTGGAGCACTACTGGCAAGAGGCAGCCCACAGCCTGCGGGGTCTGCCGCATGTGAAGGATGTGCGCAATCTGGGTCTGGTGGCGGGCATTGAGCTGGAGTCGATCCCCGGGCAAGTGGGCAAGCGTGCCTTCAGTGCCTTTCTGCAAGCCTTTGAGCAAGGTGTGCTGATCCGGGTTACCGGCGACATCATTGCCCTGTCGCCACCGCTGATCATCGAGAAGGCGCACATCGACCAGTTGTTCGGCACCCTGCAGCAGATTCTGGGCCGCCTTGAGTAA
- a CDS encoding aminotransferase-like domain-containing protein encodes MNKRSSDTLVEQIVQLLRAQIQSRTLRPGSKAPSIRQFASQHGVSTFTVVEAYDRLAAQGYLQARRGSGFFVCELAQPGPEQRPRLTEKAVDSYWLLRDVFENSDRGIHAGCGWLPDSWHDGEALQKALRHAARQPDDLLRYGHPKGHAALRERVVRLLAEQDIQADPGQILLTLGASQALDLVARRLTQPGDTVLVDDPGYSNLLSALRLRGLQLVGVPMTPTGPDVDALTSLLQQYQPKLYFTHTQLHNPTGASYNAATAYRVLQLAQQHGFMLVEDNVSHGLLGSAAPTLAGMDQLQRVIHIGSFSKTIAPGLRVGFVAADAALIDELVYHKMVSGMATPQLNEQLVWHILTEGHHRKHLEQLRDRLARAQQRTARRLDMAGFTLFFEPGAGMFLWAQAPAGVDPLTLSQQAAAQDILLAPGYLFRPDQSHSSWLRFNVAYCDNDRLFAFLDSMQRHDFVAT; translated from the coding sequence ATGAACAAGCGCAGCAGTGATACCCTGGTTGAGCAGATCGTGCAGTTGCTGCGTGCGCAGATCCAGTCCCGCACATTGCGGCCTGGCAGCAAAGCCCCTTCCATCCGCCAGTTTGCCAGCCAGCACGGTGTGTCTACCTTCACTGTGGTCGAAGCCTACGACCGGCTGGCTGCACAAGGTTACCTGCAGGCGCGGCGCGGTTCGGGTTTCTTTGTCTGTGAGCTGGCCCAGCCTGGCCCTGAACAGCGCCCGCGGCTGACCGAAAAAGCGGTCGACAGCTATTGGCTGCTGCGCGATGTGTTCGAGAACAGTGACCGTGGCATCCACGCCGGTTGTGGCTGGCTGCCGGACAGCTGGCATGACGGCGAGGCGCTGCAGAAAGCCTTGCGCCATGCTGCACGCCAGCCGGATGATTTGCTGCGTTATGGCCACCCCAAGGGACATGCTGCCTTGCGGGAGCGGGTGGTGCGCCTGCTGGCCGAGCAAGACATCCAGGCCGACCCCGGCCAGATCCTGCTGACGCTGGGTGCCAGCCAGGCGCTTGATCTGGTGGCACGACGGCTGACCCAGCCCGGTGACACGGTACTGGTGGATGATCCTGGCTACAGCAATCTGCTCTCGGCACTGCGCCTGCGTGGCCTGCAGCTGGTCGGCGTGCCGATGACCCCCACCGGGCCGGATGTGGATGCCCTGACCTCCCTGTTGCAGCAGTACCAGCCCAAGCTCTACTTCACCCACACTCAGCTGCACAATCCCACCGGCGCCAGCTACAACGCGGCCACCGCCTACCGCGTGCTGCAACTGGCGCAGCAGCACGGCTTCATGCTGGTGGAGGACAATGTCAGCCACGGTTTGCTGGGTTCAGCAGCACCAACGCTGGCTGGCATGGACCAGTTGCAGCGGGTCATCCACATCGGCAGCTTTTCCAAGACCATTGCCCCCGGCTTGCGGGTGGGTTTCGTCGCCGCCGATGCGGCCTTGATCGACGAACTGGTCTATCACAAGATGGTGTCCGGCATGGCCACCCCTCAGCTCAATGAGCAACTGGTGTGGCATATCCTCACCGAAGGCCACCACCGCAAGCATCTGGAGCAGTTGCGCGACCGGCTGGCACGCGCGCAGCAGCGTACGGCGCGGCGGCTGGACATGGCAGGCTTCACGCTGTTCTTTGAGCCCGGTGCCGGCATGTTTCTGTGGGCGCAAGCGCCTGCCGGGGTGGACCCGCTGACCTTGTCGCAACAGGCAGCAGCGCAGGACATCCTGTTGGCCCCCGGCTACCTGTTCCGGCCCGACCAGTCGCACTCCAGCTGGCTGCGCTTCAATGTGGCCTATTGTGACAATGACCGGCTTTTTGCCTTTCTGGACAGCATGCAGCGACATGACTTTGTCGCCACCTGA
- the map gene encoding type I methionyl aminopeptidase, producing the protein MSITLHTAEDIEKMRIAGRLGSEVLDYITPFVKAGVTTGELDRLCHDYMVNVQGTIPATLNYTPPGHVPYPASICTSVNHQVCHGVPGTRVLKNGDIINIDITVIKDGYHGDNSRMFIIGDASVLAKRLCNITYECMWLGIQQVKPDATLGDIGHAIQKHAEGAGFSIVEEYCGHGIGRRFHEEPQVVHYGRPGTGVRLKPGMIFTIEPMINAGRRHVKPPLSSDGWTVVTKDHSLSAQWEHTILVTDSGYEVLTLSAGSPQPPAFIRA; encoded by the coding sequence ATGAGCATTACACTGCATACTGCCGAAGACATCGAAAAAATGCGCATTGCGGGCCGCCTGGGCTCGGAAGTGCTGGATTACATCACCCCCTTTGTCAAGGCAGGGGTCACCACCGGTGAGCTGGACCGCCTGTGTCATGACTATATGGTGAACGTGCAAGGCACCATCCCGGCCACGCTGAACTACACCCCGCCCGGCCATGTACCCTACCCGGCCTCGATCTGCACCTCGGTGAACCATCAGGTTTGCCACGGTGTGCCTGGCACCCGGGTGCTGAAAAACGGTGACATCATCAATATCGACATCACCGTGATCAAGGATGGCTACCACGGTGACAACAGCCGCATGTTCATCATCGGTGACGCGTCGGTGCTGGCCAAACGCCTGTGCAATATCACCTATGAGTGCATGTGGCTGGGCATCCAGCAAGTCAAACCGGATGCCACGCTGGGGGATATCGGCCACGCCATCCAGAAGCACGCCGAAGGCGCGGGTTTCTCCATCGTCGAGGAATACTGCGGGCATGGCATTGGCCGCCGCTTCCATGAAGAGCCGCAGGTGGTGCATTACGGCCGCCCCGGTACCGGCGTGCGCCTGAAGCCAGGCATGATCTTCACCATCGAGCCGATGATCAATGCGGGTCGTCGTCACGTCAAACCGCCGCTGAGCAGCGACGGCTGGACGGTGGTGACCAAGGACCACAGCCTGTCTGCCCAGTGGGAACACACCATTCTGGTGACCGACAGCGGCTACGAAGTGCTGACCCTGTCCGCCGGTTCACCGCAGCCGCCGGCCTTCATCCGGGCTTGA
- a CDS encoding [protein-PII] uridylyltransferase yields MPVLPDLPDDTAALRDYLKQSRAALATVHASLDHPEALLGQYRQLIDAVLKMLWQRSGFAPDTLLMAVGGYGRGQLYPYSDIDLLILTPGLLQDAEQTRIEQFIHLLWDIGLDVGHSVRNLENSVEEAAANITVQTSMSEARLLCGDTALFQRFRTIQNATFDPKAFFEAKTLEQQQRHARYFGVANNLEPNVKESPGGLRDLHVLIWIAHACGLGDNWDDLVRQDLLSALEARQLKRAERVLQAIRIALHLAANRREDRLVFDLQGTLAKRFTLQDHPRRRASEQLMQAYYRAARTVRQINQMVLQNLKSRLDAPMLVESIPLNARFTVSAGQLSLRDPEVMQREPAAILEAFLLLQQHPELQGMSSSLLRALWHARGRINQDYRRDPACRAQFMAILRAPRGQTTVLRQMNQLGILGRYIPAFGRIVGQMQHDLFHVYTVDEHILMVVRNLRRFAIADFNHEYPLCSRLMLDFERPEVLYLAGLFHDIAKGRGGDHSQLGKVDALRFARQHGVSDDDAELVAWLVEHHLTLSQIAQKQDITDPEVVQAFAVLVENERRLVALYLLTVADIRGTSPKVWNGWKAKLLEDLFLSARRRLGQHDDSPDYVAERQDEALALVRLYAIDENRVKQLWQQLDTVYFLRHDAQEIAWHARSLFFRADTQAPVIKARLDNSGEGLQVLVYLPDQPDLFARLCAQFERSRFNIVNAKIFTTRHGYALDTFRVLPPMEASEHYRDLISLLEYDLGKTLQEQTPLRPPAAGRVSRALRHFPIEPQVHIRPDDRGNYHVMTLIAGDRPGLLSRVAALLASYRVSVYGARIATLGERVEDTFLIAGPALSDSKTLLTLEGELLEVLRA; encoded by the coding sequence ATGCCGGTGCTGCCGGACCTGCCCGATGACACCGCCGCGCTACGGGACTATCTGAAGCAGTCCCGCGCGGCGCTGGCCACCGTCCATGCCAGCCTTGATCACCCGGAAGCATTGCTGGGGCAATATCGCCAGCTGATTGACGCCGTGCTGAAAATGCTATGGCAACGCAGCGGCTTTGCGCCGGACACCCTGCTGATGGCCGTTGGCGGCTATGGCCGGGGCCAGCTCTACCCCTACTCCGACATCGACCTGCTGATCCTTACGCCCGGCCTGCTGCAAGATGCCGAGCAAACGCGCATTGAGCAATTCATTCACTTGCTGTGGGATATCGGGCTCGATGTCGGCCACAGTGTGCGCAATCTGGAAAACAGCGTCGAAGAAGCAGCAGCGAACATCACGGTACAGACCAGCATGTCCGAAGCGCGCCTGCTGTGTGGCGACACCGCCTTGTTTCAGCGTTTCCGCACCATCCAGAATGCCACCTTTGATCCCAAGGCTTTCTTTGAAGCCAAGACGCTGGAACAACAGCAACGGCACGCCCGCTACTTTGGCGTCGCCAACAATCTGGAGCCCAATGTCAAGGAAAGCCCCGGTGGCTTGCGTGACCTGCATGTGCTGATCTGGATTGCCCACGCCTGCGGTCTGGGCGACAACTGGGACGATCTGGTACGGCAGGACTTGCTGTCTGCACTGGAGGCCCGCCAGCTGAAACGGGCTGAGCGGGTACTGCAAGCCATCCGCATTGCCTTGCACCTGGCGGCCAATCGGCGTGAAGACCGTCTGGTGTTTGACCTGCAAGGCACCCTCGCCAAACGCTTTACCCTGCAGGACCACCCGCGCCGCCGCGCCTCCGAGCAGCTGATGCAGGCCTATTACCGTGCGGCCCGTACGGTGCGGCAGATCAACCAGATGGTGTTGCAAAACCTGAAAAGCCGGCTGGACGCCCCCATGCTGGTGGAGAGTATCCCGCTCAATGCCCGGTTTACGGTGTCTGCCGGGCAATTGTCGCTGCGCGACCCGGAGGTGATGCAGCGCGAACCGGCTGCCATTCTGGAAGCCTTCCTGCTGCTGCAGCAGCATCCGGAACTGCAAGGCATGTCCAGCAGCCTGCTACGGGCGCTGTGGCATGCCCGTGGCCGTATCAATCAGGATTATCGGCGTGATCCCGCCTGCCGCGCACAATTCATGGCCATCCTGCGCGCGCCCCGCGGCCAGACCACCGTGCTACGCCAGATGAACCAGCTGGGTATTCTGGGCCGCTATATTCCGGCGTTTGGCCGTATCGTCGGCCAGATGCAGCACGACCTGTTCCACGTCTACACCGTGGATGAACACATCCTGATGGTGGTCCGCAACCTGCGCCGCTTTGCGATTGCCGACTTCAACCATGAATACCCGCTGTGCAGCCGCCTGATGCTGGATTTCGAGCGTCCGGAAGTGCTGTATCTGGCCGGTTTGTTTCACGATATTGCCAAAGGGCGTGGCGGTGATCACTCGCAGCTGGGCAAGGTGGATGCGCTTCGCTTTGCCCGCCAGCATGGTGTGTCGGACGACGATGCAGAGCTGGTGGCCTGGCTGGTCGAGCACCACCTGACTCTGTCGCAGATCGCACAAAAGCAGGATATTACCGACCCGGAAGTGGTGCAGGCCTTCGCTGTTCTGGTCGAGAACGAACGGCGGCTGGTGGCGCTGTATCTGCTGACCGTCGCCGATATTCGCGGCACCAGTCCCAAGGTGTGGAATGGCTGGAAGGCCAAGCTGCTGGAAGACCTGTTCCTCTCCGCCCGTCGCCGGCTGGGCCAGCACGATGACAGCCCGGACTACGTGGCCGAGCGGCAGGACGAGGCCCTGGCGCTGGTGCGGCTGTATGCCATCGACGAAAACCGGGTCAAACAGCTGTGGCAGCAGCTGGATACCGTCTACTTCCTGCGCCACGATGCGCAAGAGATCGCCTGGCATGCCCGCAGCCTGTTCTTCCGCGCGGACACGCAGGCCCCGGTGATCAAGGCGCGGCTGGACAACAGCGGCGAGGGCTTGCAGGTGCTGGTGTACCTGCCGGACCAGCCCGATCTGTTTGCCCGCCTGTGCGCCCAGTTCGAGCGCAGCCGCTTCAATATCGTCAACGCCAAGATTTTTACCACCCGCCACGGCTATGCGCTGGATACCTTCCGTGTGCTGCCGCCGATGGAGGCCAGCGAGCATTACCGCGACCTGATCAGTCTGCTGGAGTACGACCTCGGCAAGACCCTGCAGGAGCAGACCCCCTTGCGGCCGCCAGCGGCCGGTCGGGTCAGCCGGGCATTGCGGCATTTTCCGATTGAGCCTCAGGTCCATATCCGTCCGGACGATCGCGGTAACTACCATGTGATGACCCTGATCGCCGGGGATAGACCCGGCCTGCTGTCGCGGGTGGCCGCGCTGCTGGCCAGCTACCGGGTCAGCGTCTATGGTGCCCGCATTGCCACGCTGGGCGAGCGGGTGGAAGACACCTTTTTGATTGCTGGCCCGGCCTTGTCCGACAGTAAAACCCTGCTCACGCTGGAAGGTGAGCTGCTGGAGGTACTCCGCGCATGA
- the mltG gene encoding endolytic transglycosylase MltG: MKRFIVSVLFLLVLLLGAAAAHLYWFAHAPLGEPGAKQTFTVNSGSGLASISRQLTEQGLLPDRWRFTLIARLSGRAGSLKAGIYQIDPASSPLQLLAQFNKGETAEIPLTLIEGWTVQQVRDALASNPDVKQDLPAVDTAELGNALGLEQAHAEGLFFPDTYHVTRGGEVSALLKRSAQRMAQKLQEEWAQRAPDLPYRTPYEALIMASIVEKETGLASDRSMIAAVFVNRLRLGMRLQTDPSVIYGIGPSFNGNLTKAQLQQDTPYNSYTRAGLPPTPIALPGLASLHAALHPAKSKALYFVARGDGSSVFSETLAEHNRAVNQYQK; encoded by the coding sequence ATGAAGCGCTTCATTGTGTCCGTGCTGTTTCTGCTGGTGTTGCTGCTGGGTGCCGCCGCCGCCCACTTGTACTGGTTCGCCCACGCGCCCTTGGGGGAGCCTGGCGCCAAGCAGACCTTTACCGTCAACAGCGGCAGTGGCCTCGCCAGTATCAGCCGCCAGCTAACCGAGCAAGGCCTGCTGCCCGACCGCTGGCGGTTCACCCTGATCGCACGCCTTAGCGGACGAGCAGGTAGCCTCAAGGCGGGCATTTATCAGATTGACCCCGCCAGCAGCCCGCTGCAACTGCTGGCGCAGTTCAACAAGGGGGAAACCGCCGAAATTCCGCTCACCCTGATCGAAGGCTGGACCGTGCAGCAGGTACGCGATGCGCTGGCGAGCAATCCGGATGTGAAGCAGGACCTGCCTGCGGTGGACACCGCTGAGCTGGGGAATGCATTGGGGCTAGAGCAGGCCCATGCGGAAGGCCTGTTCTTCCCGGATACCTACCATGTGACCCGTGGCGGTGAGGTCAGCGCGCTGCTCAAGCGCAGTGCACAGCGCATGGCGCAGAAGCTTCAGGAGGAATGGGCGCAACGTGCGCCAGACCTGCCCTACCGTACCCCTTACGAGGCCTTGATCATGGCCTCCATCGTCGAAAAGGAAACCGGGCTGGCCAGTGACCGTAGCATGATTGCCGCTGTCTTCGTCAACCGGCTGCGGCTGGGCATGCGCCTGCAAACCGACCCCAGCGTGATCTACGGCATTGGCCCAAGCTTCAATGGCAACCTGACCAAGGCTCAGTTGCAGCAAGACACACCGTATAATTCCTACACCCGTGCCGGTTTGCCGCCGACGCCGATTGCCCTGCCGGGGCTGGCTTCATTGCACGCCGCATTGCACCCGGCCAAGAGCAAAGCCCTGTACTTTGTGGCACGCGGCGACGGCAGCTCGGTATTCTCGGAAACCCTGGCTGAGCACAACCGGGCGGTCAACCAGTATCAGAAATAA